A window of the Henckelia pumila isolate YLH828 chromosome 3, ASM3356847v2, whole genome shotgun sequence genome harbors these coding sequences:
- the LOC140889946 gene encoding uncharacterized protein — protein sequence MAPKCNRAHHGQCLAGVGVCYQCKKPGHVVSDSSLRKMPTQGRVYVMQVEEADPDTTLITGRILVAGVTTRALLDSGATHSFIWETFARKRGIEYKELFGGFTVTIPSGEEMSTRNIAKNLELLLQGQSVNADLIVLPMPEFDLILGMDWMMNNVVVIDFQQRSVLVRPEGEEPFWFEATRGSRRTQIISFMQAKQLVHDGCEAFLASVSLTELPVRPDVSDVDVVRDFEDVFPSDVAGITPDKEVEFTIDLKKDESLRLCIDYRELNGVTVKNK from the exons ATGGCCCCGAAGTGCAATCGTGCTCATCATGGACAGTGTCTGGCAGGTGTCGGAGTCTGTTATCagtgcaagaagccaggacaCGTGGTTTCAGATTCTTCATTGCGCAAGATGCCGACTCAGGGGAGAGTTTATGTGATGCAGGTCGAGGAGGCTGACCCTGATACCACGCTCATCACAG GTAGAATATTAGTAGCCGGAGTAACCACTAGAGctttgctagattcaggggctactcATTCTTTTATTTGGGAGACCTTTGCCCGTAAGCGGGGTATTGAGTACAAAGAGCTGTTTGGTGGTTTCACAGTGACTATCCCATCAGGGGAAGAGATGTCCACGAGGAATATAGCGAAGAATCTTGAGCTTCTATTGCAAGGGCAATCAGTGAATGCAGATTTGATAGTGTTGCCCATGCCTGAGTTCGATTTGAtacttgggatggattggatgatGAATAATGTTGTAGTGATCGACTTTCAACAGAGATCAGTGTTGGTCAGACCAGAGGGAGAggaaccattttggtttgagGCTACAAGGGGTTCGAGGAGGACTCAGATTATATCTTTCATGCAAGCTAAGCAGTTGGTGCATGATGGATGTGAGGCATTCTTGGCCAGTGTATCCTTGACGGAGTTGCCAGTACGTCCAGACGTTTCAGATGTGGATGTCGTCAGGGATTTTGAGGATGTATTTCCAAGCGATGTTGCAGGCATTACGCCTGATAAAGAAGTTGAGTTCACTATCGACTTG aagaaagatgagaGTCTAAGGttgtgcatagactaccgagAATTGAATGGAGtgacggtaaagaacaagtaa
- the LOC140889947 gene encoding uncharacterized protein — protein sequence MNPKDFAGTTVPLVAEGWIRSLEVIFCYMQLGDPDRVRCAVFHLHDDAALWWEGVEKTVDTTTLPWAEFRRLFFEKYFNADVRARLKMEFLSLRQGDLSVAEFVVKFERGCHFVPLIGDDEAEKLQHFIVGLRPTIRRNVLMAEPADYASALRRALRSEQTLRDISAEAQSKRPLPSHGS from the coding sequence ATGAATCCGAAGGACTTTGCTGGCACCACTGTTCCACTGGTAGCGGAGGGATGGATCCGTTCGCTTGAGGTGATCTTCTGCTATATGCAGTTGGGAGATCCGGATCGAGTCCGATGTGCTGTCTTCCACCTTCACgatgatgccgccctctggtgggagggagtTGAGAAGACAGTGGACACGACTACCCTACCCTGGGCCGAGTTTAGGAGGCTTttctttgaaaagtattttaatGCGGATGTGAGGGCCCGTTTGAAGATGGAGTTTTTGAGCCTACGACAGGGAGACCTATCAGTGGCTGAGTTTGTGGTGAAATTTGAGCGAGGTTGCCACTTTGTGCCTTTGATTGGGGACGATGAGGCGGAGAAGCTCCAGCACTTCATTGTTGGGCTACGACCCACTATTCGACGAAATGTACTCATGGCGGAGCCAGCTGACTATGCTTCGGCGCTCAGACGAGCTTTGAGGTCtgagcagactttgagggaCATCAGCGCTGAGGCGCAGAGTAAGAGGCCGCTACCATCTCATGGTTCATAG